GAGATGCTCCAGGGATGGCTGAGACGGTACTTCGCCCAGGAGGTCTTTTTGCTCCACGGAGGGATACCCCGAAAGAAACGGGACGAGATGGTGGAGGCCTTCCAGAGCTCGCCGAACGCCCCTAAGATATTCGTACTCTCCCTCAAGGCGGGAGGAACGGGAATCACCTTGACCAGGGCGAACCACGTCGTCCACTTCGACCGATGGTGGAACCCTGCGGTGGAGAACCAGGCGACCGACCGAGCTTTCAGAATAGGACAGGAGAAAAACGTCCAGGTTCACACCTTTATAGTTCCAGGGACCCTGGAGGAGCGGATCGACACTATGCTGGAGAACAAAAAAGACCTGGCGGAAAAGATCGTCGGTGGGGACAACGTCTGGATAGGAAACCTCTCGGACCGGGAACTTCAGGACCTGCTGAGGCTGGACAGAGAAGCGTTGGAGGTGTAGGAGATGGCACGAAAGAGAGACGACCGTTTTATGTGGTATGAGCCCACCTCCCCTCGAAAGGTGGACGGAGGCATCAAGGCCATAAGCCGCAGAGGCAGCTTCGGCTCGACCTGGTGGGGGAAAGAGTGGGTCAGGCTTCTAGAGTCCTCCCGTATCGGCGGACGGCTATCCCGAGGTAAAACCTACGCCAGAAAGGGACAGGTCACAGAGCTGGCCTCCTCACCGGGAAAGATAACCGCCAAGGTGCAGGGATCCGCGGCGGGAAAGTATTCCGTCACGCTGGAATGTAAGGTTTTAACCGATGGGCAGAGGAAGGGGCTCCTTTCGGCGCTGGAGGAACAGCCCTTTTTGGTGGCTCGACTTACGGAGAGGGATCTGCCAAAGGAGATGGAGGAGATTTTCGAGGGGGTTGGGCTACCGCTGTTTCCCGCCCCAGAGGTGGACCTGAAGACCGACTGTTCCTGCCCCGACTGGTCCAACCCATGCAAGCACATAGCCGCGGTGTTCTACCTGGTCGCCGAGGCCTTCGACTCAGACCCCTTTTTCCTGCTGACCCTCAGAGGGCTGAGAAG
This window of the Dethiosulfovibrio salsuginis genome carries:
- a CDS encoding SWIM zinc finger family protein encodes the protein MARKRDDRFMWYEPTSPRKVDGGIKAISRRGSFGSTWWGKEWVRLLESSRIGGRLSRGKTYARKGQVTELASSPGKITAKVQGSAAGKYSVTLECKVLTDGQRKGLLSALEEQPFLVARLTERDLPKEMEEIFEGVGLPLFPAPEVDLKTDCSCPDWSNPCKHIAAVFYLVAEAFDSDPFFLLTLRGLRREDLFGLSSEERSQKVVLPPEPIPTDGEGFWGSADLPPIGESAPPSEFHGTLPRRLGPLPFWRASEPLIPFMEELYRSVGEGR